The following coding sequences lie in one Variovorax terrae genomic window:
- a CDS encoding acyl-CoA dehydrogenase C-terminal domain-containing protein gives MPTYNPPLRDMQFVMHEVLKVTDEYKLMPRHAEVDADTINAVIEEAGKFAATVTFPLNISGDETGCAYDRETHAVATPQGFKEAYAQYVEGGWAALSCDPEYGGQGLPLVLNQCLYEMLNSANQAWAMYPGLSHGAYEALHAHGTEEQKKTYLPKLTSGEWTGTMCLTEAHCGTDLGLLRTKAEPQGDGTYRLTGNKIFISAGEHDMTANIVHLVLARLPDAPKGSKGISLFIVPKFHVKADGSLGERNSIYCGGLEHKMGIHGNATAQIVLDGAVGTLVGEPNKGLAAMFVMMNAARLGVGNQSLGLTEVAYQNALAYAKDRLQMRSLSGVKAKDKPADPIIVHPDVRRMLLTAKAYAEGGRALLLFCTLLIDKELNHPDEKVRKDSAELVALLTPIVKAFLTDNGWSATTQSQQVFGGHGFIKEWGMEQFVRDARINMIYEGTNGIQALDLLGRKILGNNGASLKKFGKLVAALVEEEGVNEKMAEFINPIAYLGDQMTKFTTEIGFKGLQNPDEVGAAAVDYLRVAGHLVFGYFWARMAQTALREIAAGNPDPFYQGKLQTARFYFAKLFPETATLMRTARAGSKALMDTDAALA, from the coding sequence ATGCCCACCTACAACCCGCCCCTGCGCGACATGCAGTTTGTGATGCACGAGGTGCTCAAGGTCACCGACGAATACAAGCTGATGCCGCGGCATGCCGAGGTCGATGCCGACACCATCAATGCCGTGATCGAAGAGGCCGGCAAGTTCGCCGCCACGGTGACGTTCCCGCTGAACATCAGCGGCGACGAGACCGGCTGCGCCTACGACCGCGAGACCCACGCCGTCGCCACGCCCCAGGGCTTCAAGGAGGCCTACGCCCAGTACGTGGAAGGTGGCTGGGCCGCCCTGTCCTGCGATCCCGAGTATGGCGGCCAGGGCCTGCCGCTGGTGCTGAACCAGTGCCTGTACGAAATGCTCAACAGCGCCAACCAAGCCTGGGCCATGTACCCCGGCCTGTCGCACGGCGCCTACGAGGCCCTGCACGCGCACGGCACGGAAGAGCAGAAGAAGACCTACCTGCCCAAGCTCACCAGCGGCGAGTGGACCGGCACCATGTGCCTGACCGAGGCGCACTGCGGCACCGACCTGGGCCTGCTGCGCACCAAGGCCGAGCCGCAGGGCGACGGCACCTACCGGCTCACCGGCAACAAGATCTTCATCAGCGCCGGCGAGCACGACATGACCGCCAACATCGTGCACCTGGTGCTGGCGCGCCTGCCGGACGCGCCCAAGGGCAGCAAGGGCATCAGCCTGTTCATCGTGCCCAAGTTCCACGTCAAGGCCGACGGCTCGCTGGGCGAGCGCAACAGCATCTACTGCGGCGGCCTGGAGCACAAGATGGGCATCCACGGCAACGCCACGGCGCAGATCGTGCTCGACGGCGCGGTGGGCACGCTGGTGGGCGAGCCCAACAAGGGCCTGGCCGCCATGTTCGTGATGATGAATGCCGCGCGCCTGGGCGTGGGCAACCAGTCGCTGGGCCTCACCGAAGTGGCCTACCAGAACGCCCTGGCCTATGCCAAGGACCGCCTGCAGATGCGCAGCCTCTCAGGCGTCAAGGCCAAGGACAAGCCGGCGGACCCGATCATCGTGCACCCCGACGTGCGCCGCATGCTGCTCACCGCCAAGGCCTACGCCGAGGGCGGCCGCGCGCTGCTGCTGTTCTGCACGCTGCTGATCGACAAGGAACTGAACCATCCCGACGAGAAGGTGCGCAAGGACAGCGCCGAGCTGGTGGCCCTGCTCACGCCCATCGTCAAGGCCTTCCTGACCGACAACGGCTGGAGCGCCACCACCCAGAGCCAGCAGGTTTTCGGCGGCCACGGCTTCATCAAGGAATGGGGCATGGAGCAGTTCGTGCGCGATGCGCGCATCAACATGATCTACGAAGGCACCAACGGCATCCAGGCGCTCGACCTGCTGGGGCGCAAGATCCTGGGCAACAACGGCGCCTCGCTCAAGAAGTTCGGCAAGCTGGTGGCGGCGCTGGTGGAGGAAGAAGGCGTCAACGAGAAGATGGCCGAGTTCATCAACCCCATCGCCTACCTGGGCGACCAGATGACCAAGTTCACCACCGAGATCGGCTTCAAGGGCCTGCAGAACCCTGACGAGGTGGGCGCCGCCGCGGTGGACTACCTGCGCGTGGCCGGCCACCTGGTGTTCGGCTACTTCTGGGCCCGCATGGCGCAGACTGCGCTGCGCGAGATCGCCGCGGGCAACCCCGATCCGTTCTACCAAGGCAAGCTGCAGACCGCGCGCTTCTACTTCGCCAAGCTGTTCCCCGAAACGGCGACGCTGATGCGCACGGCCCGCGCGGGCAGCAAGGCGCTGATGGACACGGACGCCGCGCTGGCATGA
- a CDS encoding DUF2147 domain-containing protein: MQRSLFAIFFAALAMPVLAQMTPVGLWRSIDDKSGEPKAEIRIRDTGNGVLAGVIEKAIVPSPVPTCELCTDDRKGKPKLGMEVIRGAKKAEGQDVWEGGNILDPDNGKTYTLRMAPLDGGAKLQVRGYIGPFFRTQTWVRVQ, encoded by the coding sequence ATGCAGCGGTCATTGTTTGCTATCTTTTTTGCAGCACTCGCGATGCCGGTGCTGGCCCAGATGACGCCCGTGGGCCTGTGGCGCAGCATCGACGACAAGAGCGGCGAGCCCAAGGCCGAGATCCGCATCCGCGACACCGGCAACGGGGTGCTGGCCGGCGTGATCGAGAAGGCGATCGTGCCCTCGCCCGTGCCCACCTGCGAGCTGTGCACGGACGACCGCAAGGGCAAGCCCAAGCTCGGCATGGAGGTCATCCGCGGCGCCAAGAAGGCCGAAGGCCAGGACGTCTGGGAGGGCGGCAACATCCTCGACCCCGACAACGGCAAGACCTACACCCTGCGCATGGCCCCGCTGGACGGCGGCGCCAAGCTGCAGGTGCGCGGCTACATCGGCCCCTTTTTCCGGACCCAGACTTGGGTCCGCGTGCAGTAG
- a CDS encoding 3-hydroxyacyl-CoA dehydrogenase/enoyl-CoA hydratase family protein, with the protein MSRFQVKKVAVLGAGVMGAQIAAHLVNVKVPVVLFDLPAKDGSKNGIVIKAIDGLKKLKPAPLGVAEDAALIGQANYEEHLEQLRDCDLIIEAIAERMDWKLDLYKKIAPFIAPHAIVASNTSGLSITKLSEALPEEIKPRFCGIHFFNPPRYMYLVELIATPTTEPQILDDLETFVTSGLGKGVVRAKDTPNFIANRVGIAGMLATMKEVENFGLSYDVVDDLTGKKLGRASSGTFRTADVVGLDTMAHVIKTLQDNLDEKSDPFYASFGTPEVLKTLLEMGNLGQKTKAGFYKKVGRDVLRFDLAEKDYVPGGQKADEVYARMLKKPAGQRLKLLRESEGAQGRFLWAILRNSFHYAAVHLGDIAETARDVDFAMRWGFGMKQGPFELWQEAGWLEVATMIQEDIAAGKALSSAPLPEWVFKGPVAEAGGVHTPQGSWNPTAGRFEARRVLPVYERQHFPENVLGSQAPDFRSAGKTVHEDDAVRLWTLDDEVLIASIKTKMHAISPDVCEGLTLAVETAEKDYQGLVVWSGDEPFSVGADLQAILPAFMVVGVSAVEDAEGFMQATMLRLRYASVPVVSAIRGMALGGGCELAVYSARRVVAMESYIGLVEVGVGLVPGAGGLTYIARRAAENSAASTDRDLLKFVTEGFTAAAMAKVGTSALESRKLGYLLDSDIIVPNKDELLFVALNEAKALFRAGYRAPHKRQFPVGGRSAKATIQGQLVNMRDGGFISAHDFHIASLIANVVAGGDVDANTLVSEEYLMTLERRAFCELVQHPRTQERILGMLNTGKPVRN; encoded by the coding sequence ATGTCACGTTTCCAGGTAAAGAAAGTCGCCGTGCTCGGCGCAGGCGTGATGGGCGCGCAGATAGCTGCCCACCTCGTCAACGTCAAGGTGCCGGTGGTGCTGTTCGACCTGCCGGCCAAGGACGGTTCCAAAAATGGCATTGTTATCAAAGCCATTGACGGCCTCAAGAAACTCAAGCCCGCCCCGCTGGGCGTGGCCGAGGACGCGGCCCTGATCGGCCAGGCCAACTACGAGGAGCATCTGGAGCAGCTGAGGGATTGCGACCTCATCATCGAGGCCATCGCCGAGCGTATGGACTGGAAGCTCGATCTGTACAAGAAGATCGCGCCCTTCATCGCGCCGCATGCCATCGTCGCCTCCAACACCTCGGGCCTGAGCATCACCAAGCTGAGCGAGGCGCTGCCTGAGGAAATCAAACCGCGCTTCTGCGGTATCCACTTCTTCAACCCGCCGCGCTACATGTACCTGGTGGAGCTGATCGCCACGCCCACCACCGAGCCGCAGATCCTGGACGACCTGGAGACCTTCGTCACCAGCGGCCTGGGCAAGGGCGTGGTGCGCGCCAAGGACACGCCCAACTTCATCGCCAACCGCGTCGGCATCGCCGGCATGCTGGCCACGATGAAGGAAGTGGAGAACTTCGGCCTGAGCTACGACGTGGTGGACGACCTCACGGGCAAGAAGCTCGGCCGCGCCAGCTCCGGCACCTTCCGCACCGCCGACGTGGTGGGCCTGGACACCATGGCTCATGTCATCAAGACGCTGCAGGACAACCTCGACGAGAAAAGCGACCCGTTCTACGCGAGCTTCGGCACGCCCGAAGTGCTCAAGACCCTGCTGGAGATGGGCAACCTGGGCCAGAAGACCAAGGCCGGCTTCTACAAGAAGGTCGGCCGCGACGTGCTGCGCTTCGACCTGGCCGAGAAGGACTACGTGCCCGGCGGCCAGAAGGCCGACGAGGTCTATGCCCGCATGCTCAAGAAGCCCGCCGGCCAGCGCCTGAAGCTGCTGCGCGAGAGCGAGGGCGCGCAGGGCCGCTTCCTCTGGGCCATCCTGCGCAACAGCTTCCACTACGCTGCCGTGCACCTGGGCGACATCGCCGAGACCGCGCGCGACGTGGACTTCGCCATGCGCTGGGGCTTCGGCATGAAGCAGGGCCCGTTCGAGCTGTGGCAGGAGGCCGGCTGGCTCGAGGTGGCGACGATGATCCAGGAGGACATTGCCGCGGGCAAGGCATTGAGCAGCGCACCGCTGCCCGAGTGGGTGTTCAAGGGCCCGGTGGCCGAGGCCGGCGGCGTACACACGCCCCAGGGCTCGTGGAACCCCACGGCGGGCCGCTTCGAGGCGCGCCGTGTGCTGCCGGTCTACGAACGCCAGCATTTCCCGGAGAACGTGCTGGGCAGCCAGGCGCCCGACTTCCGCAGCGCGGGCAAGACCGTGCACGAGGATGACGCCGTCCGCCTGTGGACGCTGGACGATGAAGTGCTGATCGCCAGCATCAAGACCAAGATGCACGCCATCAGCCCCGATGTCTGCGAGGGCCTGACCTTGGCCGTGGAAACGGCCGAGAAGGACTACCAGGGCCTGGTGGTCTGGTCGGGCGACGAGCCGTTCTCGGTCGGCGCCGACCTGCAGGCCATCCTGCCGGCCTTCATGGTGGTGGGTGTGAGCGCGGTGGAGGACGCCGAGGGCTTCATGCAGGCCACCATGCTCAGGCTGCGCTACGCCAGCGTGCCGGTGGTTTCGGCCATCCGCGGCATGGCGCTGGGCGGCGGCTGCGAGCTAGCGGTGTATTCCGCGCGCCGCGTGGTGGCCATGGAAAGCTACATCGGCCTGGTGGAAGTCGGCGTGGGCCTGGTGCCCGGCGCCGGCGGCCTGACCTACATCGCGCGCCGCGCCGCCGAGAATTCGGCCGCGTCCACCGACCGCGACCTGCTCAAGTTCGTGACCGAGGGCTTCACCGCCGCGGCCATGGCCAAGGTCGGCACCAGTGCGCTGGAAAGCCGCAAGCTCGGCTATCTGCTGGACAGCGACATCATCGTGCCGAACAAGGACGAGCTGCTGTTCGTCGCCCTGAACGAGGCCAAGGCCCTGTTCCGCGCCGGCTACCGCGCGCCGCACAAGCGCCAGTTCCCGGTGGGCGGGCGCAGCGCCAAGGCCACCATCCAGGGTCAACTGGTCAACATGCGCGACGGCGGCTTCATCAGCGCGCACGACTTCCACATCGCCAGCCTGATCGCCAACGTGGTCGCGGGCGGCGACGTGGACGCCAACACCCTGGTGAGCGAGGAATACCTCATGACGCTGGAGCGCCGCGCCTTTTGCGAGCTGGTGCAGCACCCCAGGACCCAGGAGCGCATCCTGGGCATGCTCAACACCGGCAAGCCGGTGCGCAACTGA
- a CDS encoding DUF4442 domain-containing protein → MSEPNDLQRQLAQLDEVPALFRSWYRNVVLRRSVPFARTAGVKFVALTPERVEASLDDEPRVHNQSRDLHVSAIHLLAETATRLAVGLNVRDGSIPLLRSSRLVFRQRATGEVRAVAQLNPAQRAELQTLEQGEVNVAVTLTDATGASPLDCEFIWAWTPSGPRKN, encoded by the coding sequence ATGTCCGAGCCGAACGACCTGCAACGCCAGCTCGCGCAGCTCGACGAAGTGCCGGCGCTGTTCCGGTCCTGGTACCGCAACGTGGTGCTGCGCCGCTCGGTGCCGTTCGCGCGCACGGCCGGCGTGAAGTTCGTGGCGCTCACGCCCGAACGCGTGGAAGCGAGCCTGGACGACGAACCCCGCGTGCACAACCAGAGCCGCGACCTGCATGTCTCGGCCATCCACCTGCTGGCCGAGACGGCCACGCGCCTGGCGGTGGGCCTGAACGTGCGCGACGGCAGCATCCCGCTGCTGCGCTCGTCCCGCCTGGTGTTCCGCCAGCGTGCCACGGGCGAAGTCCGGGCCGTGGCGCAGCTCAACCCGGCGCAGCGCGCCGAGCTGCAAACCCTGGAGCAGGGCGAGGTGAACGTGGCGGTGACCCTCACCGATGCCACCGGCGCCAGCCCGCTCGATTGTGAATTCATCTGGGCCTGGACGCCGTCCGGCCCGCGCAAGAACTGA
- a CDS encoding acetyl-CoA C-acyltransferase, which produces MAKQVQEAYIVAATRTPIGRSHRGVFRNMRPDDLLATTLQAAMAQVPGLDPKAIEDIICGCAIPEGAQGLNVARIGAILAGLPNSIGGITVNRFCASGLSAVQMAADRIRVGEADVMIAAGTESMSMVPMMGNSPSLSPSIFEREGDVGIAYGMGLTAEKVAAQWKVSREAQDEFAYQSHMKALAAMKAGDFAAEITPVQATDRTADLDSGEPIVKTRTVSLDEGARPDTTVEGLAKLRAVFAARGSVTAGNSSQTSDGAGALILASEKAVQQFGLKPLARFVSFASKGVPPHIMGIGPIEAIPAALRYAGLKQDDIDWIELNEAFAAQSLAVINTLGLDPAKVNPMGGAIALGHPLGATGAIRSATVIHALQRKQLKYGMVTMCVGMGQGAAGIFERV; this is translated from the coding sequence ATGGCCAAACAAGTCCAGGAAGCCTACATCGTGGCCGCCACGCGCACGCCGATCGGCCGTTCGCACCGCGGCGTCTTCCGCAACATGCGGCCCGACGACCTGCTCGCCACCACCCTCCAGGCCGCAATGGCCCAGGTGCCGGGGCTGGACCCCAAGGCCATCGAGGACATCATCTGCGGCTGCGCGATTCCCGAGGGCGCGCAGGGCCTGAACGTGGCGCGCATCGGCGCCATCCTGGCCGGCCTGCCCAACAGCATCGGCGGCATCACCGTCAACCGCTTCTGCGCCTCCGGCCTGTCGGCGGTGCAGATGGCGGCCGACCGCATCCGCGTGGGCGAGGCCGACGTGATGATCGCCGCCGGCACCGAGAGCATGAGCATGGTGCCGATGATGGGCAATTCGCCCTCGCTGTCGCCCAGCATCTTCGAGCGCGAGGGCGACGTGGGCATCGCCTACGGCATGGGCCTGACCGCCGAGAAGGTGGCGGCCCAGTGGAAGGTCAGCCGCGAGGCGCAGGACGAGTTCGCCTACCAGTCGCACATGAAGGCGCTGGCCGCGATGAAGGCCGGCGACTTCGCCGCCGAGATCACGCCGGTGCAGGCCACCGACCGCACGGCCGACCTGGACAGCGGCGAGCCCATCGTCAAGACCCGCACCGTGAGCCTGGACGAGGGCGCGCGCCCCGACACCACGGTGGAAGGCCTGGCCAAGCTGCGCGCCGTGTTCGCCGCGCGCGGCTCGGTCACCGCCGGCAACAGCTCGCAGACCTCCGACGGCGCCGGCGCGCTGATCCTGGCCAGCGAGAAGGCCGTGCAGCAGTTCGGCCTCAAGCCGCTGGCGCGCTTCGTGAGCTTTGCCTCCAAGGGCGTGCCGCCGCACATCATGGGCATCGGCCCGATCGAGGCCATTCCCGCCGCGCTGCGCTACGCCGGCCTGAAGCAGGACGACATCGACTGGATCGAACTCAACGAGGCCTTCGCCGCGCAGTCGCTGGCCGTCATCAACACGCTGGGCCTGGACCCGGCCAAGGTCAACCCGATGGGCGGCGCCATCGCGCTGGGCCATCCGCTGGGCGCCACCGGCGCCATCCGCTCGGCCACCGTGATCCACGCGCTGCAGCGCAAGCAGCTCAAGTACGGCATGGTGACCATGTGCGTGGGCATGGGCCAGGGCGCCGCGGGGATTTTCGAGCGCGTTTGA
- a CDS encoding alpha/beta fold hydrolase yields MHKYFIDAHGVQLAVRTYEPVGPARASIVIGGAMGVRQDFYTPFAQWLAAQGFRVTSFDYRGSGDSLPDTPGGTLRGFKADLHDWTRDYEAVIDAAWAALPGEPLYLLGHSLGAQLPGLLRNQNKVDGLLSIAAGSGYWRDNAPQLRRTVPYFWHVLVPLATWLCGYFPGRRLRKVGDLPAGVILQWRKWCLDPLYSLGAGGEAARRSYGAVKFPVLALSITDDELMTLRGTNTLVDFYANAPRKVERIAPAEVPTRRIGHFGFFREQFSQSLWPRAIAALDSLHLLPAGVAQTTV; encoded by the coding sequence ATGCACAAGTACTTCATCGATGCCCACGGCGTGCAACTGGCCGTGCGCACCTATGAGCCCGTGGGGCCCGCCCGCGCCAGCATCGTGATCGGCGGCGCCATGGGCGTGCGCCAGGATTTCTACACGCCGTTCGCGCAATGGCTGGCGGCGCAGGGCTTTCGCGTCACCAGCTTCGACTACCGCGGCTCGGGCGACTCGCTGCCCGACACGCCCGGCGGCACGCTGCGCGGCTTCAAGGCCGACCTGCACGACTGGACGCGCGACTACGAGGCGGTTATCGACGCCGCCTGGGCCGCGCTGCCGGGCGAGCCGCTGTACCTGCTGGGCCATAGCCTGGGCGCGCAGCTGCCCGGCCTGCTGCGCAATCAGAACAAGGTGGACGGCCTGCTGAGCATCGCCGCGGGCAGCGGCTACTGGCGCGACAATGCGCCCCAGCTCAGGCGCACGGTGCCGTACTTCTGGCATGTGCTGGTGCCCTTGGCCACCTGGCTGTGCGGCTACTTTCCCGGCCGCCGCCTGCGCAAGGTGGGCGACCTGCCGGCCGGCGTGATCCTGCAATGGCGCAAATGGTGCCTGGACCCGCTGTACAGCCTGGGCGCGGGGGGCGAGGCCGCACGGCGCAGCTACGGTGCGGTGAAGTTTCCGGTGCTGGCGCTGTCCATCACCGACGACGAGCTGATGACGCTGCGCGGCACGAACACGCTGGTCGATTTCTATGCCAATGCGCCGCGCAAGGTGGAGCGCATCGCGCCTGCCGAGGTGCCGACGCGGCGCATCGGCCACTTCGGCTTCTTTCGCGAGCAGTTCAGCCAGAGCCTGTGGCCGCGTGCGATCGCGGCCCTCGACTCGCTGCATCTGCTGCCCGCCGGCGTCGCGCAGACGACTGTCTGA
- a CDS encoding acyl-CoA thioesterase codes for MSAHPFDQAIALAAQPDGNWLGHTSAAYANMVGPFGGVTAAQALNAVLQHPQRLGEPVALTVNFAAALADGPFTVEARPARTNRSTQHWIIEMRQDGQTVLTATAFTALRRDTWSADDEPMPQVPGPAETRRADMRNGRVEWVKRYDLRFVHGFFPPEWDGTERDSLTQLWVRDEPPRPLDFASLTALSDVFFPRLWRRRASMVPIGTVSMTIYFHADAAQLQATGTSHLLGQARAQAFRNGFFDQTAQLWNEAGELLVTTHQVVYYKE; via the coding sequence ATGAGCGCACATCCCTTCGACCAGGCCATTGCGCTGGCGGCCCAGCCCGACGGCAACTGGCTCGGCCACACCAGCGCCGCCTACGCCAACATGGTCGGCCCCTTCGGCGGCGTCACCGCGGCACAGGCGCTGAACGCGGTGCTGCAACACCCGCAGCGCCTGGGCGAACCGGTGGCGTTGACGGTGAACTTCGCCGCGGCGCTGGCTGACGGCCCGTTCACGGTCGAGGCCCGGCCCGCGCGCACCAACCGCTCGACCCAGCATTGGATCATCGAGATGCGCCAGGACGGCCAGACCGTGCTCACCGCCACCGCCTTCACTGCGCTGCGCCGCGACACCTGGAGCGCCGACGACGAACCCATGCCCCAGGTGCCGGGTCCGGCCGAGACGCGCCGTGCCGACATGCGCAACGGCCGCGTGGAGTGGGTCAAGCGCTACGACCTGCGCTTCGTGCACGGCTTCTTTCCGCCCGAATGGGACGGCACCGAGCGCGACAGCCTCACGCAACTGTGGGTGCGCGACGAGCCGCCGCGCCCGCTGGACTTCGCCTCGCTCACGGCCTTGTCGGACGTGTTCTTTCCGCGCCTGTGGCGCCGCCGCGCCAGCATGGTGCCGATCGGCACCGTGTCCATGACCATCTATTTCCACGCCGATGCGGCGCAGCTGCAGGCCACGGGCACCAGCCATCTGCTGGGCCAGGCCCGGGCGCAGGCCTTTCGAAACGGCTTTTTCGACCAGACCGCGCAGCTGTGGAACGAGGCCGGCGAACTGCTGGTGACGACCCATCAGGTGGTCTATTACAAGGAGTGA
- a CDS encoding SDR family oxidoreductase: protein MTQKTPVALIIGAGDATGGAIARRFARGGYATCVTRRSLDKLQPLIEQIRADGGQAHGFASDARKEEDVVALIEQIESTIGPIEVMVFNIGANVPCSILDETARKYFKIWEMACLGGFLNAREVAKRMVARAEPGRRQTLLFTGATASLRGAANFAAFAGAKHALRALAQSMARELGPRGIHVAHVVVDGAIDTEFIRENFPERYALKDQDGILNPEHIAENYWLLHNQPRDAWTHELDLRPWSEKF, encoded by the coding sequence ATGACCCAGAAGACTCCCGTGGCGCTCATCATCGGCGCCGGCGACGCCACCGGCGGCGCCATCGCGCGGCGCTTCGCGCGCGGCGGCTATGCCACCTGCGTGACGCGCCGCAGCCTGGACAAGCTGCAGCCGCTGATCGAGCAGATCCGGGCCGATGGCGGCCAGGCCCACGGCTTTGCCTCCGATGCGCGCAAGGAGGAAGACGTGGTGGCACTGATCGAGCAGATCGAGTCCACCATCGGCCCGATCGAGGTCATGGTGTTCAACATCGGCGCCAACGTGCCTTGCAGCATCCTGGACGAAACCGCGCGCAAGTACTTCAAGATCTGGGAGATGGCCTGCCTGGGCGGCTTTCTCAATGCCCGCGAAGTCGCCAAGCGCATGGTGGCGCGCGCCGAGCCCGGGCGGCGCCAGACGCTGCTCTTCACCGGCGCCACTGCCTCGCTGCGCGGCGCGGCGAATTTCGCGGCCTTCGCCGGCGCCAAGCATGCGCTGCGCGCGCTGGCCCAGAGCATGGCGCGCGAGCTCGGGCCGCGCGGCATCCACGTGGCCCATGTGGTGGTGGATGGCGCCATCGACACCGAATTCATCCGCGAGAACTTCCCCGAGCGCTATGCGCTAAAAGACCAGGACGGCATCCTGAACCCCGAGCACATCGCCGAGAATTACTGGCTGCTGCACAACCAGCCGCGCGATGCCTGGACGCACGAACTGGACCTGCGGCCCTGGTCCGAGAAATTCTGA
- a CDS encoding 2-hydroxychromene-2-carboxylate isomerase: protein MSPKTVEFYFDFGSPASYLAWTQLPGLCAQAGAELAYRPMLLGGVFQATGNHSPATIPAKGHYTFVDFDRFARRYGVPLQRNPHFPINTLTLMRGAAGLQMREPARFLPYCDAVFRAIWVEAKNLNEPAAVAGVLQAAGFDPAALLALTQDAEVKERLKAATQEAIDRGVFGAPTFFVGAQMFWGQDRLDFVKEALQTS, encoded by the coding sequence ATGAGCCCCAAGACGGTCGAGTTCTACTTTGACTTCGGCAGCCCCGCTTCCTACCTGGCGTGGACGCAGCTGCCCGGCCTGTGCGCGCAGGCCGGCGCCGAGCTGGCCTACCGGCCCATGCTGCTGGGCGGCGTGTTCCAGGCCACGGGCAACCACTCGCCGGCCACCATTCCCGCCAAGGGCCATTACACCTTCGTGGACTTCGACCGCTTCGCCCGGCGCTACGGCGTGCCGCTGCAGCGCAACCCGCATTTCCCGATCAACACGCTCACGCTGATGCGCGGCGCCGCGGGGCTGCAGATGCGCGAGCCGGCGCGCTTCCTGCCCTACTGCGATGCGGTGTTCCGCGCCATCTGGGTGGAGGCGAAGAACCTCAACGAACCTGCGGCGGTGGCCGGCGTGCTGCAGGCCGCCGGTTTCGATCCGGCGGCGCTGCTGGCGCTGACCCAGGACGCCGAGGTCAAGGAGCGGCTCAAGGCCGCGACCCAGGAGGCGATCGACCGCGGCGTGTTCGGCGCCCCCACCTTTTTCGTTGGCGCCCAGATGTTCTGGGGCCAGGACCGACTCGATTTCGTCAAGGAAGCACTGCAAACATCATGA
- a CDS encoding enoyl-CoA hydratase — translation MSDILTHTEAGVLTLTLNRVDKKNSITSAMYGAMADALAQAEADAATRVVVIQGDATIFSAGNDIGDFLNQPPAGVDSPVFRFLRGIAGFSKPLIAAVCGPAVGIGTTLLFHCDLVYAGDNAAFSMPFVNLGLCPEAASSLLVPQMLGYHRAAEALLMGEPFMAEAALEVGLVNRVLPPTEANNYAQAQARKLAAKPLSSLIETKRLMKKGQGQLVLQQMAEEGASFGRMLREPAAREAFGAFMEKRKPDFSKV, via the coding sequence ATGAGCGACATCCTCACCCACACCGAAGCCGGTGTACTCACCCTCACGCTGAACCGCGTGGACAAGAAGAACTCCATCACCTCGGCCATGTATGGCGCCATGGCCGACGCGCTGGCCCAGGCCGAGGCCGACGCGGCCACCCGCGTGGTGGTGATCCAGGGCGACGCCACCATCTTCAGCGCCGGCAACGACATCGGCGACTTCCTGAACCAGCCACCCGCGGGCGTGGACTCGCCGGTGTTCCGCTTCCTGCGCGGCATCGCCGGCTTTTCCAAGCCGCTGATCGCGGCGGTGTGCGGCCCGGCCGTGGGCATCGGCACCACGCTGCTGTTCCATTGCGACCTGGTCTACGCCGGCGACAACGCGGCCTTCTCCATGCCCTTCGTCAACCTGGGCCTGTGCCCGGAGGCGGCCTCCAGCCTGCTGGTGCCGCAGATGCTGGGCTACCACCGCGCGGCCGAGGCGCTGCTGATGGGCGAGCCCTTCATGGCCGAGGCCGCGCTCGAAGTGGGCCTGGTCAACCGCGTGCTGCCGCCGACCGAGGCCAACAACTACGCCCAGGCCCAGGCGCGCAAGCTCGCCGCCAAGCCCTTGAGCTCGCTGATCGAAACCAAGCGCCTCATGAAAAAGGGGCAGGGCCAGCTGGTGCTGCAGCAGATGGCGGAAGAAGGCGCCAGCTTCGGCCGCATGCTGCGCGAGCCCGCGGCGCGCGAGGCCTTTGGCGCCTTCATGGAGAAGCGCAAGCCCGATTTTTCCAAGGTTTGA